The sequence CCTCCTCGCAGATGGTGTGCAGCCGCTGCTGCTTCACCAATCCCTGCACGTTTTCCAGGGCTGAGGCGTTGCCCACCGGACGCCGCAGCCACTCGGGCAGCCGTTTGGCAGGGGCGATGCTGCTGTAGCGGGTCGTGCTGGTCATGGCAGGGCCACCTTTGCGCTTACTCCACCTGGCGTCTGCCCTCAAAGGCCCGGGCAAGGGTTACCTCGTCGGCGTATTCCAGCTCGCTGCCGACGGGCAAGCCGTAGGCAATGCGGCTCACGGTGGTGAATGGTTTGAGCAGCCGGGCCAAATAAAGGCTGGTGGTATCCCCTTCGACGCTTGGTGTCAGGGCCAGGATCACCTCAGTGATGGACTCCTTGTCGACCCGGTTCACCAGGGGCTGGATCTGCAGCAGCTCGGGGCCGATGCCATCCATTGGTGAGATCAAGCCGCAGAGCACGTGGTAGTGCCCCTTGAACTCCCTGGTGCGCTCCATCGCCAGCAGGTCGCGGGAATCGGCCACAACACAAAGCTGGCCGTTGCCGCGCTCCTGGTTGCGGCAGATCTCACAGATCGGCTCGGCCGAGAGGTGGAAGCAGCACTTGCACTGGCCCACCTGGCTGCGGGCCGCCAGCAGGGCGTCGGCGAAGTTGCGTACCTGCTCCTCAGGCTGGCGCAAAAGGTGCAAAGCCAGCCGCTGGGCCGTGCGCGGGCCAATGCCAGGTAAGCGCTCGAACTGGTCGATCAGCCTGGCCAGGGGGCGGGTAAAGCCGCTCAGCAGTCCGCCGCAATTGCTCAGAACTTAGGCAGCCTGCTCGATCAGCTGGGATTGGGGGCTCCGCTATCGAGGCTGGCCCTATCAAGTTGTGCTGCATCAAGTTCTGCCCCATCAAGTTGGGCACCTTCAAGTTGGGCACCCTCAAGATCGGCGCCAACTAAAATCGCGTCACGCAAGTTGGCACCGCGCAGATCAGCCCCGCGCAAGTTTGATCCGCTCAGATCGGTGCCGGCCAGGTTGGCTCGGCGCAGCACGCTTCCTTCCAGGTTGACGTTGTGCCAATGGCCGTTGGCAGCCTGCAGATTGCGCAGGTCAAAGCCCGCTAGCTGCTGGCCGTCGATTGGGAGCCCGGCGCTGTTAAGGATTTCTAGAGCAGAAATACGCCCCACCAGCCATTTGACGCCGGTGGCATTGCAGTTCATCAGCAGCTCGTAGGCCTCGATGTTGTCGCGTTGGCGCCGTTTTTGAGCCTCCAGCACGTAGAGGAAAGCGGCCGTCACGATGCTGAGCGATTCCACATTGCCGACGCTGATCAGAGCCTCCGCATCCCGCCAAAGGCACCCCGGGGCCCAGCGGTTGTTGCGGCAGGTGGCGTAGCTGTTCACCACCAGCAGCAGCGCCATGGCCGCTGCACCCGATAGGGCTAGGCGGAACAGAAAGGAGCCGTCTAGCAGGCGGAAGAAGCGGGAGTCGTGACGACGCTGCTGCCGGTCCACCCAGGTGGATTGGCGTGGCATGGGGAGACTGGAGATCAGGAGCCCATGCTGACCCCTGGGGGCACGGCTGCCCAGCAGAATGGCGCCACGCAACGCGCCTTGAGCCATGGCTGTCTTTCGCAATCAGGCAGGTTTTCGCAATCGGGCTGTCCTACGTACTTTTATGCCGCGTCTGGTTGCCTTGGTGCTGGCGGGGCTGTTGGTTGCTTGCAGTGCTGCGGCAGCCGGGCTCAATGGTTTCCAGAGCCCCGACGGGCGCTACGCCTTCCTCTACCCCACCGGTTGGACCCGGGTGCAGGTGAGCGGCGGCCCCCAGGTGGTGTTTCACGACCTGATCAACAGCGATGAAACCCTTAGCCTGGTGATTTCTGAGGTGAACTCCACCAACGACCTCGAAAAACTCGGCAGTGCCGTGGCCGTCGGGGAGCAGTTGCGCCGCACCGTGATCGCCCCTGAGGGCAGCGGCCGGGCCGCCGAACTGGTGGAGGCGTCCGAGCGCCAGGAGGGGCCCCGCACCTTCTACGACCTGGAATACGCCGTGCACCTCGACGACCGCGACCGCCACGAGCTGGCCACTGTGGTGCTCGACCGGGGCCGCCTGTACACCTTTGCGGCCAGCACCAATGAAATCCGCTGGGCCAAGGTGAAGGACATGTTCCACCAGGTGGTTACCTCGTTCACCCTGCTGGTGTGACGGCTTCGGCACCAGCCGATGTGGTGATCGTTGGCGCTGGGGTGGCTGGTGCTCTGTTGGCCTTGGCGTTGCGGGAGCTGGGGGCGTCGGTGACGGTCGTCGCTGCCCCCGCCAGCCATGGGCCTTGCTCCGCTACCGAGCTCAGCTATGGCGCTCTGCCGGGATGGCCCCTGGCCGCAACCCCCTTAGCTCGCTTGGCGGCCGGAGCCTCTAAGCGCTGGCGGTTTCTGCAAGAACGCCATGGTGATTTGGGCTGGCGGCCCTGCCGCTTGCGTTTGCACGGGGCTGCCGCCGGTTGGCGGCCCCTTAGTGCCTGGTGGCCGCTGCCCTTCGCCCAAGTGGATTCCGCAGTCTTGGCGGCGCGCTTGCCGCTGGTGCTGGCGGCTGCGGGGGTGACGGGCAAAACGGGCCGGGTGGAGCGCCTGGATCGCCAGCCAGCCCCTGGTTGGCGGCTTTCCCTCAGTGATGGCAGCGACCTGCAGGCCCCCCAGCTGGTGCTGGCTGCGGGCGCCCAGTGCCGCGAGCTCTGGCCGCTCCTGCCCCAGCGCTTGCGCAGCAGCTGGGCGGCGGCGCTGGAGCTGGCCTCCTTTCCGGCGCCGCTGGGCCGGGCCGCTGCCTGGCTGCCGGTCAGCTTTGGGCGGGTCGCTCTGGAGCGGCGCGCCGCTGGCCTGAGCCAGCCGGAGTGGCTGGTGGATGGCGGGTTGGTGCCCCGGGCAGAAGGGGCACTGTTGGGTCAGCACACCCTGGTGCGACCGGGCCTGGAGCTGGGCCCAGCGCCGCCGCCTATGGAGGTGGAAAGGCAACTGCGCCAAGAGCTAGCGGCGCAAGCCTGGGGGGAGCCGCTGGCGGCGCTGCCTGGTTGCCTGCGCCAGGCGGCCGTGGCCTTTTGCAGTGAGGGCTTGCCCCTGGTAGGTCCGCTGGCGGAGGCACCTGGGCTGTGGGTGTTCACCGGCTTCAGTGCGGGGTTCAGCCAGGTGCCGGTGCTGGCACCGCTGCTGGCCCAGGCCTTGGTGGCGGGTGGTGATCGGGTGGAAGCGGCGATGCAGCGCCTGCAGCAGCTGGGCCTGGGCTGGCCGGATCAGGCGGGGGGCTGACAGGCGTCCCTGATTCCTGCAAGCTGGGCGCCATGACTCAGGCCACTCCAACCCCAGCCCAGCTGTGGCCCCGCCGGCAATGGCAGCAGATGCAGACGCGCTGGAAGGGGCTGCGCGATCACAACCAGGTGGGCGTGAGCCTGGCGGGGGTGGGCGGCGTGCTGGTGCTGTGGGCCCTGTTCTGGCCCGTGCCCACCGAGGTGGAAGGCATGGGCGTGCTGATCTACCCCAACAACGCCGGCATCCTTAACGCCCGTGCTGGCGGCCAGGTGCGGGAGGTGTTCGTCAAGGAGGGGGAGCCGGTGGCGCGCGGCCAGGTGCTGATGCAGCTCTACCTGCCGGTGCTGGAGCGCCAGCTCGATCAGCAGCGCGGCAACCTGCGCCAACTGCAGCGGCACAACGCCCAGCTCGATGAGCGCGATGCCTTGCGCTTGCTCACCGAGAAGCGCGCCCTGGATACGTCTCTGGCCAAGTTGTCCGACGATCGCCGTCGCTACGGCGCCTTGCAGTCGACGTACTCCAGCAAACTGCGCAACCTGGATTGGCTGGCCCAGCGCGAGGTGGTGGCCCCGCTCTCCACCGAGGTGGTGTCGGCGGAGCAGGGGTTTACCAGCACCAGCGTGAATCTCGACGACGTGAAGATCAACGAGAAGAACGTGGTGACCAATTACCAGCAGGTGAAGCTCAACATCGAAACCCAGGCCCTGCAGCGCCGCTATCAGATCGACGATCTCAAGCGTGAGATCCAGGTGACCGAAGCCAAAATCGGCTACGACGGCAAGGTGCATGCCGACCGGGACGGCACGGTGTTGGATCTGCAGGTGATCGCCGGCCAGACCGTGGGCACCGGCCAGCGGCTGGGCACGATCGGCCGACCTGAACAACCCAGTTCCAAAGACCGCCCGTTGCGGGTGGTGGCTTACTTCGCCCCCGCTGATGCCCGCCGCCTGCCCCTGGGGCTGCCCGTGGAGGTGGTGCCGCAGTGGAACCAGCGCGGCCGCTTTGGCGGCATCGTGGGCAAGGTGAAGCAGGTGCTCACCCTGCCCGCCACCGCAGACGACATTTCCACCACCACCGGCAACGCCCAGCTGGCCCAGGAACTCACCAAGAACGGCCCGGTGATGCGCAGCGAAATTGAACTGGAGCGGGATCCCTCCAGCGTGGATGGCTACCGCTGGACCCTCTCGGGGGGCAGCGGCGTGTTCCCGATCCGCGACGGCCTCACGGTGTCGACCCACGCCTATGTGGAGTGGCGCTCGCCGATCAGCTACGTGATTCCAGGCCTGCGCTCCCTCACCGGCGGCTTCCGCGCCCCTTGGATCGATCTGCGCTGGAACCTGCCCTTCCTGCGCCAGCCCAACACTGTTTCGTGACCCGCCCCGTGGACGCCAAGCCCCGTTTCCAGATCCGCAACCCCCTGCTGCGTCAGGAATTTCCCTGGCTGGTCAGCGAGGTGGTGTTGCTGCTGATCCTGTTCAACGCCAACCCCCCGGAGCTGTGGTTCTGGCTGGTGGTGCTGCTGGTGGTGCTGCTCTATCGCGTGGAGCGCTGGTGGTCGTCGCGGCCCAACGCCTGAGTTCTCAGCTCACAAGCTCTCGCCATTGGCGTTCGGTGCTTTCCATGGTGTGATCCATGCGGTTGAGCACCATCAACTGAGCGGCCACCCGTTGCAGTTGCTCTGGACTTAGTCGCCTGTAGGCAGCCTTGGATTCGGGCGATTGCAGGGCCTCCAAGGACAGCGTCGAACGCGGTTGGCTCGGCGGTGGCTGTAGTTGGATTGAATGGCTGAGCTGCTGTTGCCAGCTCAGCAAACGCTCGACCACACCCTGCACAAAAGCTAGGCCTGCGTCGTAGTCGACCTGTAGACCCCAGCCCAGCCAGTCGGCATTCGGCAGGCGCCGCAGCTCGTCGAGATCCAGGATCAGGGCCTCGCTGGCCTGGTCCAGCAGCGCCCACATTCTTGCCACTGGATGCTGGCTCGCCAGGGTGCCCAGTTCCAGCAGGGCGCCCTGGCGTTGGTCGCGCAGGCTGATCAGGTTGATGCGCAGGTTGCGAATCTGTTGCCCCTGCTGGTGGCGCCGCTGCACTACCTGCTGCAAGGCTTCTCCCAGATCCACCAGCAGCTGCAGCAGTCCCTCGCGCTGCTGGATCCGGGCTCGAGAAGGCCAGAAAAGGCGCAGGCTGAGCAGGGCCATCAAGATGCCGAAGGCGGTCCAGAGCAAGCGCAGCGGGATCCAGCTGTCGAGCTGCTGGTCATGCGTCAGCCAGCCCATCACCACCACGAAGCAGCAGACCCCGTAGCCCACCGTGAGCCGCAACGAGCCGGCGATCAGCCGGGCCAGCAGTAGGGCCAGCGGCAGGGCTACCACCGGGGGCAGCTGGCCCCAGGCCCGGTAGCCAAAGAACACCACCATGGCTCCCACTGCGGTGCCAACCAGGCGCTGACGGCCGAGTTCGAGGGTGTTGCCGTAGTTCCCTACGGTGACGCTCAGCACAGCCAAGGAGGCGTAAAGCGCAAAGGGCAGGCCGGTGAGGCTGGCAAAGCCGTTCACCACCGTCACGGTTGCGGCGAGGCGCACGGTGTCCCGCAGGGCTGGGCTGGTCATCGGTTCGACGCCGAGAGCTGCGCCAGGGCGGATCTGAGCAGTGCCCGGCTGTGGAGCAGCTGTTTCAACACTTGGCACTGCTGGCCGATGGTAAGCAGCAGGGGCTGGGGAGCGCCTAGGTGCCCGGCTTCCTCAAGCCAAAGCTGAGCGGAGCTTGAGGGGCTCGGCACCGGGGCAGCGGCGGGCAGGGCATGCAGGCGCTCGGCAAGATCAGCAAGCGTGCTCCGCAGCAGCAGCTCAGGTCTCTCTGCCGGCACTGGGGTGGCCAGCTGCCGTAACAGGGGCTCCAGCAGCAGCCACTGGCGTAACACCTGTCGCCAGATGCTGCCGGCCTGGGCCCAGCGCGACAGCTGGTGTTGGGTGTGGGCGGGCATGGGAAGGCCCTGGTTTTGGTCGCGGAGCTGTTGCAAAAGCTGAATGCTGGGCAGCAGATCCTGGGAGCGCAGGGCAGCTGGGGGCTCACCGCCGCTATCCAGCCACTGCTGCATGGCCAGGATTTGCGCCTCGAGTTGGCTGGCGATCCGGGCTTCCAGGGCAGGGAGCTGTTGCAGGGGGCGGCGTGGCCAGAGGGCCCAGGTGGCGATCTGCGCCATCAAGATGCCAACCACTGCCGCGAAGGCCAGGTCAAAAATCGTCGCCCAGTTGAACTGGTTGCCGCGGTGCATCAGTTCCACGGCCCAGCAGCTCAAATACCCCGTACTCAGGCCTTTGAGCAGCCCCAGGCTGCGCACCAGCACGCCGGTTAGCAGGATTGCCAGGCCCAGCACCACCCAACTGGTGGATATCTCTTGCAGCACGATGGCCGTGAGGAGGCCGATCAAGGCGCCGGCCACCAGCTGGCCGATGCTGCGGGCGGGGGTGAGGTCATTCTCATTCACGAACAACACAGCCATCACCAGAGCCAGGGGAAGCAGCTGGTTGCGCCCTGACCAAAACAGGATCCCGATCGTCAGGGTGCTGGCCAGCCAGATGCGCAGACTGTTGCGCCAAAGAGGGCTTAGGGAGTGCAGGCCGGCAGCCATGGGGTGTCGCCCGTTCAGGGTTGGGTGATGGGGCTGCTGCTGAGCTGCAGCTGGGGCTGGATCGGCAGGTTTGGATCCCGGGGCATCGGCAGCAGTTCTTTCAGCAACTTCGCGTAGGTGATGTTCACGCCCACCGTGGCGTTGAGCCGCCGCACCAGGCTGTTGATGAGACGGTCTTGGGTGTTGGAGAGATTGAGCTCGTTGTCGAGGCCGGTTAGATAGCGCAGCCGCACGTCACGGAAGGCCTCCAGGGCAGCCGCCACGCCTCGGCGGGCTGAACTCAGCTTGGCCAGGCTGGCTTCGTGGTTGAAGAAGGCCTGCTCCATGCGCAGGCGGATGTCGTTGCGACTGGCGGCGTATTGCTGGGCCGTGGCCGCAGCCTGTTTGGTAAGGGCCCGGGCCTGGCCAGCGGTGGTGCCGGCATCAAACAGCAGCCAGGTGAAGGTCAAACCCACCGACCAGTCCCAGCCGTTGCTGGTGCTCAGGGGCAGGGCGGTGGAACCGCAGCAGCCGCCCCCGCCAAGAGTGAAGTCGCCGAGGCTGGTTTGGGAGCTGCTGCCACCGCCGCTGGCAAACAGCGAGAGTTTCGGCAATAGACCTGCCGCGGTGGCCTGGCTCTGCTGGGCCAGGGCCGTGCGGGTGGCCAGGATCGCCTCCAGTTCGGGGTTGCCCCGGTAGGCCGCCAGCAGGCTGGCCTCCAGATCGAGGGGCCAGCGGGGCTGCACCACGATCGGGTCGCTGGGGCTGGGGGTCACGCTGGCGGGCAGGTTGAGCAGCACCGCCAGTTGGCGGCGAGCCACTGCCCGATCCGCCAGAGACTGGATAAGGGTCTCTTCGTCGGCTGCCTGAATTGCCCGGCGACGCAGCACATCGAGCCTGGGCACTAGGCCCGCCTGCTTGAGGTCGAGGGTGTCCTGCAGGATCACCAGGTCGTTGCGCAGGTTGGCGTCGTAGACGCGCACCAGCTGCTCGTCTTGCTGGAGCTGGTAGTAAGCCTCACTCACCTGCAGCTGCAGGGAGCGCAGCTGGTTGGCATAGGTGTTGCGCTGCTGCTCCAGGCTGGCGCGGGCCGCGCGCACCGAGGGCGTGCGGGCGAAGTCGAGCAGGGCGTAGTTGAGTTGCAGGCTCCCCTCAACGCCCCATTCCCCGGAGGTGGCCGCCACGGAACCGCCGTTGGGCACATAGAAGGGGCCTGCGGTGGGCACGGGTGCCCCGCCTGACGGGGAGGGGCTGAGCAGCCCTGCAGGGTCAAACAGCGGGCCGAACCCCAGGTTGTCGTTTGGCTTCTTGGAGGTGGTGGTGCTGCGAGCCCCCTCGTAGCCACCAGTGGCAAAGGCGCTGATAGTTGGCCAGTAGCTGCCCATGGCGGCCTGGACGCGGGCCAGGGCGGCAGCCACCTGCTCGCGCTGGGCCTGCAGGGTGGCGCTGTTGGCAAAGGCGATGGCCAGGGCCTGCTCCAGGCTGAGGCTGGCAACGCCGCCAGCCTGAAGCTGCTGGGGGGTGGGCAGATCCAGGGGCGGGCCGGCCACCGTGTCGGCGGGTTGAATCGGACCGGTGGCGGGTTGGTTGGCCCGGATCAGGTTGGCGGGCAGCTCCGGTGTGCTGAGCACG is a genomic window of Cyanobium sp. Tous-M-B4 containing:
- a CDS encoding FAD-dependent oxidoreductase → MTASAPADVVIVGAGVAGALLALALRELGASVTVVAAPASHGPCSATELSYGALPGWPLAATPLARLAAGASKRWRFLQERHGDLGWRPCRLRLHGAAAGWRPLSAWWPLPFAQVDSAVLAARLPLVLAAAGVTGKTGRVERLDRQPAPGWRLSLSDGSDLQAPQLVLAAGAQCRELWPLLPQRLRSSWAAALELASFPAPLGRAAAWLPVSFGRVALERRAAGLSQPEWLVDGGLVPRAEGALLGQHTLVRPGLELGPAPPPMEVERQLRQELAAQAWGEPLAALPGCLRQAAVAFCSEGLPLVGPLAEAPGLWVFTGFSAGFSQVPVLAPLLAQALVAGGDRVEAAMQRLQQLGLGWPDQAGG
- a CDS encoding FUSC family protein, encoding MTSPALRDTVRLAATVTVVNGFASLTGLPFALYASLAVLSVTVGNYGNTLELGRQRLVGTAVGAMVVFFGYRAWGQLPPVVALPLALLLARLIAGSLRLTVGYGVCCFVVVMGWLTHDQQLDSWIPLRLLWTAFGILMALLSLRLFWPSRARIQQREGLLQLLVDLGEALQQVVQRRHQQGQQIRNLRINLISLRDQRQGALLELGTLASQHPVARMWALLDQASEALILDLDELRRLPNADWLGWGLQVDYDAGLAFVQGVVERLLSWQQQLSHSIQLQPPPSQPRSTLSLEALQSPESKAAYRRLSPEQLQRVAAQLMVLNRMDHTMESTERQWRELVS
- the recR gene encoding recombination mediator RecR yields the protein MARLIDQFERLPGIGPRTAQRLALHLLRQPEEQVRNFADALLAARSQVGQCKCCFHLSAEPICEICRNQERGNGQLCVVADSRDLLAMERTREFKGHYHVLCGLISPMDGIGPELLQIQPLVNRVDKESITEVILALTPSVEGDTTSLYLARLLKPFTTVSRIAYGLPVGSELEYADEVTLARAFEGRRQVE
- a CDS encoding TolC family protein gives rise to the protein MRKRVMALLWLGVIPAQLAPAALAQPPAQPQSTKLLERSWQRLDAQLRALDQLLPSEPEPPVGDVLSTPELPANLIRANQPATGPIQPADTVAGPPLDLPTPQQLQAGGVASLSLEQALAIAFANSATLQAQREQVAAALARVQAAMGSYWPTISAFATGGYEGARSTTTSKKPNDNLGFGPLFDPAGLLSPSPSGGAPVPTAGPFYVPNGGSVAATSGEWGVEGSLQLNYALLDFARTPSVRAARASLEQQRNTYANQLRSLQLQVSEAYYQLQQDEQLVRVYDANLRNDLVILQDTLDLKQAGLVPRLDVLRRRAIQAADEETLIQSLADRAVARRQLAVLLNLPASVTPSPSDPIVVQPRWPLDLEASLLAAYRGNPELEAILATRTALAQQSQATAAGLLPKLSLFASGGGSSSQTSLGDFTLGGGGCCGSTALPLSTSNGWDWSVGLTFTWLLFDAGTTAGQARALTKQAAATAQQYAASRNDIRLRMEQAFFNHEASLAKLSSARRGVAAALEAFRDVRLRYLTGLDNELNLSNTQDRLINSLVRRLNATVGVNITYAKLLKELLPMPRDPNLPIQPQLQLSSSPITQP
- a CDS encoding pentapeptide repeat-containing protein; protein product: MAQGALRGAILLGSRAPRGQHGLLISSLPMPRQSTWVDRQQRRHDSRFFRLLDGSFLFRLALSGAAAMALLLVVNSYATCRNNRWAPGCLWRDAEALISVGNVESLSIVTAAFLYVLEAQKRRQRDNIEAYELLMNCNATGVKWLVGRISALEILNSAGLPIDGQQLAGFDLRNLQAANGHWHNVNLEGSVLRRANLAGTDLSGSNLRGADLRGANLRDAILVGADLEGAQLEGAQLDGAELDAAQLDRASLDSGAPNPS
- the psbP gene encoding photosystem II reaction center PsbP — encoded protein: MPRLVALVLAGLLVACSAAAAGLNGFQSPDGRYAFLYPTGWTRVQVSGGPQVVFHDLINSDETLSLVISEVNSTNDLEKLGSAVAVGEQLRRTVIAPEGSGRAAELVEASERQEGPRTFYDLEYAVHLDDRDRHELATVVLDRGRLYTFAASTNEIRWAKVKDMFHQVVTSFTLLV
- a CDS encoding NHLP bacteriocin system secretion protein, yielding MTQATPTPAQLWPRRQWQQMQTRWKGLRDHNQVGVSLAGVGGVLVLWALFWPVPTEVEGMGVLIYPNNAGILNARAGGQVREVFVKEGEPVARGQVLMQLYLPVLERQLDQQRGNLRQLQRHNAQLDERDALRLLTEKRALDTSLAKLSDDRRRYGALQSTYSSKLRNLDWLAQREVVAPLSTEVVSAEQGFTSTSVNLDDVKINEKNVVTNYQQVKLNIETQALQRRYQIDDLKREIQVTEAKIGYDGKVHADRDGTVLDLQVIAGQTVGTGQRLGTIGRPEQPSSKDRPLRVVAYFAPADARRLPLGLPVEVVPQWNQRGRFGGIVGKVKQVLTLPATADDISTTTGNAQLAQELTKNGPVMRSEIELERDPSSVDGYRWTLSGGSGVFPIRDGLTVSTHAYVEWRSPISYVIPGLRSLTGGFRAPWIDLRWNLPFLRQPNTVS